CGTCGCCGAGCGATTTTATCTCGTTCAGTTCATCCATAAGAGGGATGCGCGGACGCTAATGCGCGTTACTGCTCCTCCGCGGGAGCCTCCTTAGGCTGCGCGGCGAGGCGTCCCATGCGTCCCAGCAGGCTGTCGAGCGTGCTGCCGATCTCGTCCTTTTCGGCCTTCGCGGCGGCGGCCGCCTTCTCCGCGTCCTCCTGGAGCTGGAGTATCTCGAGGTCCCTGTCCTCTATCACGCCTTTGAGCTCGGCGTTCTCGCGGCGGAGAGCTTCGTTGTCGTTCTTCATTTCCGTCAGTATCGCTTCGAGGCGGTCGAGGGCCTCGTTGAATTTCTCAAACTGTTCCATCATTGCAAAACACCTCCGTGTTCTTCGCGCCGCTAAGGCGTTCGGGGAAGGAGGAAGCCCTCCCCGCATAAGTCTAGCAGACTATTGCGCTCCGCGCACGTCTCCGCCGAATTTTTTGTTTATCTTTTTGGTCACTTGTCTGGCTACATTGTCTATCTGCTCAGAGGTGAGCGTGCCCTTGTCCGAGCCGACCCAGACTCTGAACGAGACGGACTTCTTGCCATCGCCGACCTGCTTGCCGCGGTATTCGTCTATGAAGCGCACGTCGCGCACAAGGTCTGCCTTGCGCGCTATCGCCTCGATGTCGCTCCACGCGACCTCGTCGTCGAAGATTATCGAGAGGTCGAAGTCGGAGAGCGGGTACTCGGGCAGATGGACGAACTCGTTCTGGCGCGAGGCGAGCGGCACGAGCTTCTCCACGTCCAGCTCGAATATTGTCACGAGGCTGCGCTTGACGCCCGCGGCCTTCGCGCACTTCGGCGAGACGAGACCGAGCGAGCCTATCACCTCGCCGCCGCGCGTGACGTTGACCCAGAGCTTTTCGTCGGCCCACGACGGCTTTTCGCTCTGGACGAAGCCCAGCGGCTCCATCTGCACGGCGCGGTGCATGTACTCGAGCGCGCCCTTCGCCTCGCGGAACAGCGCGCGCGCGTCGCTTCCGACGAAGGCCGCGCCGAGATGGCGCGCCATCTCCGGCAGCAGCTCGTCCTCGGAGTTGACGCTGTGGTAATTCCTGTCGAAGAACACCTGCGTCATCTCGAATATGCGGAAGTCTGAGAAGTAGCGAAGGTTCGTCACGACGGCCTTGAGAAGCCCAGGCACGAGCGTCGAGCGCAGACGGCGTTCCTCCGGCGCGGGCGGCGTCGAAAGCTCGAGCATCGCCGAGGTATCGGCTCCGCTCGCCTCTATGTAGGAATCCTCTATCCACGGGTAGGTGAATATCTCCTGCATGTTGCAGCGGAAGGCGAGATATTCGCGTATCGCGCGCTCGAGCTGCGGCCCGCGCTGGTTTATCGCGTGGTCGAGCGTGACGGTGGGCGCGACGAACGGGAAGTTCTCGTAGCCTATGAGGCGCGCAACTTCCTCGAGTATGTCGTCCGGCAGCGATATGTCGCCGGTCGAGCGCCACGACGGAGCCGTGACGCGAAGGACGCCGTCAAGCTCTTCAGTCGTGAAGCCGAGCGTGTCGAGTATGGCGGTGACGTCGGCGGCGGAAAGATCGCGTCCGAGGCGCTTGCGCAGGAAACCGAGGTCTACGTCGACGACGGCGCATTCGAGCGGGCGCGGATACACGTCGGTGTGCGCGGTGACTACGGACTCGGGGAAATATTCGCGGAAGGCGGCCAGCGCCACGGAGGCCGCGTCGTCTATGCGCTGCGGGTCGAGCCCCTTCTCGTAGCGCGACGAGGCGTCGGTGCGCAGCTCGAAGCGCTGCGAGGTGCGGCGTATGCCGAGCGGGCTGAAGTTCGCTATTTCGAGGATAAGCTCGGTCGTGTCCTCGAGTATAGAGTCAAGCTTGCCGCCCATGACTCCGGCGAGGCCGACCGGCGACTTCTCGTCGGCTATCACTAGATCCTCCGTCGTGAGCGTCAGCGCCTCGCCGTCTAGCAGCACGAGCTGTTCGCCCTCGTAGGCGCGGCGGACGTGGATGCCGCCCGTGATGTGCTTGCGGTCGAAGCCGTGGCACGGCTGGCCGGTCGCGAACATTATATAGTTTGTGATGTCTACCGGAAGGTTTATCGGCCTCTGCCCTACGCGCCAGAGCATGCTCTGAAGTTCGAAGGGCGAGGGGACGTTCTTTATCCCCTTGATGATGAAACCTGTGTAGCGAGTGCAGCGCTCGCCGTCCTCAATGACGACCTTCAGCTCTTCGCTCATCTCGGGCAGGACGGCGGGCTCTATGGGCTTCAGCGGGCGCTTGTATATCGCCGCGAGCTCGCGCGCCATTCCGTAGTGGCCCCAGAGGTCGGGGCGGTTGGTCATCGACTTGTTGTCTATTTCGAGAATAACGTCGTTCAGGCCGAGCGCGTCGGCGAGCGGCGTGCCGGGGGCCGCGCCGAAGGAGGTGATGTCCATTATCTCCGCCGGCTGCGTAGTCGGGAATAGCTCCGCGAGGCCGATCTCGCCCGAGGCACAGATCATTCCGTAGCTCATGACGCCGCGCAGCTTAGCTGGCTTTATCTCGACTGGGTCGCCCTCGCCGTGCCAGCGCACCCACGCGCCGGGCTTCGCGACCGCGACGAGCTGTTCAGGCGCGAGGTTCACTCCGCCGCAGACGATGAGCGACGGCTCGGGATCGCCGACGTCCACGGTGCAGACGCGCAGCTTGTCGGCGTCGGGGTGTTTTTCGACGGTCAGTATTTTGCCGACGACGAGGCCGGAAAGGCTCTCGCCCAGATTCACGGCGTCCTCGACCTCGACGGTGCACATCGTGAGGTCGTAGGCGAGCTTTTCCATCGTCAGATCCTCGGGGAGGTCGACGTAGCGTTTTATCCAATTCAAAGAAAGCTTCATGATTTCATTCTCCTACTTGAACTGCTGAAGGAAGCGGAGGTCGGCGCTGTGGAAGAGGCGCACGTCGTCCACGCCGTAGCGCATCATTACGAGGCGGTCGAGTCCGATGTTGATGTAGAAGCCCGACCACACCGCCGGGTCGAGCCCCGCCGCGCGCAGCACGTTCGGGTGCGGCGTGCCGCCCGGCATGACCTCTATCCAGCCGACGTGCTTGCAGACCTTGCAGCCCGCGCCGCCGCAGACCTGGCACTTCATGTCTATCTCGAAGCCCGGCTCGACGAACGGGAAGAAGCCTACGCGCATACGCACGTCTACGTCGTGTCCGAAAACCTTTTCGAGTATCGTCTTGATGAGCACGCGCCCCGAAGCGAAGGAGAAGTCCTTGTCCACGATGAGCGCCTCGTACTGGAAGAAGGCTCTCTCGTGGCGCGCGTCGGTCGTCTCGTTGCGGTAAACGCGCCCCGGGTATACGAAACGCGCCGGCGCGCCGTGCTCCATCAAGTAGCGCACGGAAGCTCCCGTAAGATGCGGGCGCAGGCAGAGGCGCTTCGCTCCGCGCTCCTCGTCGTGCCCCTTGAGCCAGTATGTGTCCATGCTCTCGCGCGCCGGGTGCTCGGGCGCGAAGTTGAGATTGTCGAAAGCGTACTTCTCGCTCGTGATCTCGGGCTCGGAGAAAATCTCAAAGCCGAGCGAGCGGAAGGCGTCGTTGAGGTCGTAGCACATCTGCGTGATCGGGTGGAGCCCGCCGCTGAACGGCATGACGCCCGGCACCGTGATGTCAGCCTCGCCCTCGAACGCCGAGAGAGAGTCGAGAAGCTCCGCGCCGCGCTTTTCCACGGCGTCCGAGAGAATCTGCTTCACTTCGTTCGCCGCCTGCCCGAGAGCCTTGCGCATCTCCGGCGCGGCCTGTCCGACGCTTTTCAGAATGTCCGTCAGCTCGCCCTTGCGTCCGAGAAGATTCGCCCGCACGAGCTGAAGCTGCTCGGGCTGCGTGCTCTCCGCTATCCTTTCCAGCCCGGACGCCTTTATCCTTTCCAGCCTTTCGAGAAGGCCGCCGTCACCGCACTGCGGCGCCTTCGAACCGTCGTTTTCCTGCATATTTATGCCTCCTGCCCCGGCGCGCGCTGAGGCCGCCGGGCGATTTTATCCTGAGTCTCCGGCGCGTCTACGAATCACGCCCAATCAGCGCGTCGATGCCGTCCACCGTACCTTGTACCCACAGCATGTCGCCTTCCTCGATGGGGCGCATCGGGTCGGGGATATGCTGCTTTCCGTCATATTCCATAAGTATAACAATAACTTTGTATTTTTGTGAGAATTTCAGCTCCGCCATGCTGCGCCCGATCATCTCAGGCAGCGGTGGGATCTTGCCTATCACGAAGTCGCTGCCCCCGATGCGAGTGAACGACGAGTACCACGGGTAGACGAGAGCTTCGCCGATGCGCGCGCCCATGTCGTACTCCGGCGATATGACCTTGTGCGCTCCGACGCGTTCGAGCACGCGCGCGTGCAGCCTGTTCGATGCGCGGGCTATGACCGTCGGCACTCCCAACTCGACGAGCAGCGAAGTGCAGAGCACGCTCGGCTCCACGGCCTCGCCTATCGTCACGACGGCGACGTCGACCTCCTTCGCCCCTATCTTTATCAGAGAGGCTTCGTCGGTGACGTCCATCTGCGCCGCGACGGAAATTTTGTCTGCAATCTCGGCGACGGGCGCGGCCGCATCGTCTACGCCGATGACGTTCTGCCCCAGAGAGGCGAGCTTTTCGCAGAGCGCGGTGCCGAAGCGTCCGAGCCCGACTATCAGATAGCTCTTTTCTTCTTTTTCGTTCATTTCAGAAAACGTCCTTTCGTCATCCAATCGGGACGTGGGTCTCGGGATAGCGTATCTCCGAGCCGCCGTCCACGGCTACGAGCGTCGAAATGAATGTGTAGAGGCCTACGCGCCCCCAGAACATGAGAGTCGTGACTATGAGCTTGCCCGGCGTTGAGAGGTCGGGCGTGATGCCGACGCTGAGCCCCGTCGTCGCGAGAGCCGAAGCCGTCTCGAAAATCAGAGCCGAGCACGGCATGTTCTCCGTAAAGGTGAGAAGCACCGTCCCCGCGAGCATCGTCATGAGGTAGACCGCGACGACAGAGAGCGAGCGGCGCTCCGTCGCGGGCGAAATGCTCCTGTTGAGGAAGGTGGATTCAGACCGTCCGTGCAGCTCGCTCCATACGGAGACGGCGAGCACGCCGAAGGTCGTCGTCTTGACGCCGCCGCCGGTCGAAGCCGGCGACGCTCCTATCAGCATCAGCACGATCATAAGCGCCTGACCGAGCCCGGAGAAGGTCCCAGGCGCGACGGTGTCGTAGCCCGCCGTCCTCGTCGTCACGCTCGCGAACAGCGCGTTCCAGACCTTGGCCCACGCCGGCAGCCCGCGCAGCGCGACGTTCCAGTCGGAGAGCAGCAGAAGCGCGGCTCCGCCGAAGACGAGCCCGAGAGTCATGATGACGACGAGCTTAGAGTAGACCGTGAGCCTGCGCCCGCGCTCCTTCCAGCATGCGGCGAAGTCCGCCGCGACGGGGAAGCCGATGCCTCCGAGGATTATCAGCAGCATCGCGGCCCCAGGCACGATGATCGACATGCGGTAGCCTTGCAGCCCGCCCGGACATGGAGAGAAGCCCGCGTTGCAGAACGAGCTGACAGAGTGGAACACCGCGAGATAGAGCGAACGCGCCGCGCCCTGCCCGTCGAGCAGAAAGCCCGCGAGAAGCACGAGCGCGCCTATCCCTTCGACCGCGAAGGTGTACTTTATTACGGTGAAGAAAAGCTTCACCGCGCCCTGGAGGCCGTCAACTCCGAGGCCGCCGAGGAAAAATATGCGACCCTTTATCCCGACGCGCCGCCCGACGACGATGGACAGAAGCATCATGCCCGTCATTATGCCGAGGCCGCCTATCTGAATCAGCGCGAGAAGCACTAGCTGCGATACTATCCCGGTATCCTTTGAAAGATCAAGGACGCTCAGCCCCGTCACGCATACGGCCGAAGTCGCCATGAAAAGAGCGTCTACCGGCGAGAGCGGCAGCCCGTGGATAAAGTTGTTGGAGAGCCATAAGAGAAAGGCCCCCGCCAATATTACCAGCAGGAAGCCTAAAACGATAACTCTCTCTACTTTATAAGAGGTGTGTATTTGCAATTCGGCACAACCCCGGCCCGAAGGCCACGGATGCTACAGAGCGGCCCGAGCCTTCTCCACGAGCTGGGTGAAAGCCGGAGCGTCGTTCACCGCGAGGTCGGCGAGCATCTTGCGGTTGATCGTGATGTTCGCCTTCTTGAGGCCGTTGATGAGCGCGCTGTAGGCGATTCCGTTGGCGCGCGCCGCCGCGTTGATACGGATGATCCACATCTTGCGGAAGTCGCGCTTTCTGTTCTTGCGGCCCGCGAAGGCGCTCGTCAGCGCGTGCAGGTAAGCCTCGCGCGCGCGGCGGTAGACGTTCTTCTTGCGTCCCCAGAATCCCTTTGTGATGCTGAACAGCTTCTTATGCTTATTGCGGCTGGCGCTTGAACCCTTTACTCGCATTTATAAGTCACTCCTTGAGAATTGTTTTAAGATAAACGGCTTCCCCGCGCCTAGGCGTAGGGGAGCATCTTCCTGACGTGGGCCTCGATGCCCGGCAGGAGAATGCCCTTCTTCCTCAGCGTGCGGAGGCGCTTCGAATTCTTCGTCGAAAGAAGGTGTCCGCGTCCGCTTTTCTTATAGCTTATCTTGCCGGTGCCCGTTACCTTAAAACGTTTCTTCGTAGCGGAATGTGTCTTCAGTTTAGGCATTGTTTGGTTCCTCCTCTAATTTCTCTGCCACTTGAGGCAATTTCTTATATCTGGTCTGCATCGGGCAGGACGTTCTTCTTGACCTTCTGCGGCTTCGCCTGCGCGGGCTGCGCCGGAGCATCGGACTGATCGCCCGCCGGCTTCTGCAGCTTCTTCTGCGCCTGCTTCTTCGTCTGCGCGTCCGCGGCCGGAGCTATCATGATGCGCATATAAGCGCCTTCCATGCGCGGCTCCATCTCGATCTTGCCGTAGTCGGAGACGGCCTCAAGCACCTTGTTCAGCACGTCGCGCCCCCTGTCGAGGAAGGCCATCTCACGCCCGCGGAAGAAAATCGAGACCTTGACTCTGTGCCCGTCCTGCAGGAAGGCCTTGATCGCCTTCACCTTGAACTCGTAGTCGTGCAGGTCTATCTTCGGACGCATCTTGATTTCCTTGACGACCTGGTTCTTCTGCTTCTTGCGGGCGTCCTTGTCGCGCTTCTGCTGCTGGAAACGGTACTTGCCGTAATTCATAATGCGGCATACCGGCGGCTTCGCCTGCGGCGCGACCTCGACGAGGTCGAGCTCGGCGGCCTCGGCCAATTTCAGAGCTTCCTGGATGCTGACTACTCCGCGCTTCGCGTTCATCTCGTCGATGAGAAGCACCTCGGGAGACCGGATCTCCGAATTTACGCGCGGTTCGTCGTCTTTCGTGTTTGCTATGGCATTACACCTCCCGTTAAAATTCCTTACAATAAAAAGGCCCGGGCGCATAAGAATGCACTCGGGCCTGAATCTTCTCATCAGGGCGGGCCCGGCAGTAAACTGAACCGACGGGCGAGAGGCGCATTCCTCTGCTTGAAACCCATTGACGTTCGCCAACTGGCAAATATTAGCACATTTCGCGCCGCGCCGCAACAACCGGCGAAGCCGCTGCGGGATTTCATGCGCTTACCCGCCGCCGCTGCGCGCATGACGCGGAGCGCGGCGTCTCAAAAACTCCCATGCGCGCGGAGGACGGCGAATGCCGCGCGGCTCCGCAGACTCCGAATGAGAGTGCGTGAAAAATGGGAAAGCCGCGGTGTATGCGTATCCTCACGCTGCGTCCGGCGCTGAGGCCGCACGCGCGACGGCGCGCTTTCGCTTGCCTTTCGCCCCCCCGATATGGCTGTGCGCCGGAAACGGCTCCGGCGCACAGGATGGGGTGGGGTTGGTGAAGAAGTTAGTCTTTTTGGGAGCGCGGCGCAATGTCCGCCGCGCTTTCGCGAAGCGCCGCTTTAGAGCGGGACGTTCGCGTGCTTGCGCGCGGGGCGTTCTTTTTTCATGCCCCAGAACATGCGCAGCGTCTGTATTATTTTTTTTCTCGACTCCGCGGGCTCTATGACGTCTTCGAATTTGCCGAGCTCGGCCGAGCGGTACGGGTTGAGGAACTCGTCCTCGTACATTTTTTTATACATCTCGCGCGCGGCGGCGGGATCCGCGGCCTGCTCTATCTCGTTCTTGTAGAGCACCGCGACGGCTGCGTCGGCTCCGACGACGGCGCGTTCGCAGGTCGGCCACGCCATTACGAAGTCGGCGTGCATGTCTATGCTGCACATGGCCGGCGTAGCGCCGCCGTAGGATTTTCTTATCGGCATGATTATTTTGGGCACGGTCGCTTCCGCCCACGCGAAGAGCATTTTCGCGCCGTGGCGTATTATGCCGTCGTGTTCCTGCTGTACGCCGGGGAGGTAGCCCGGAACGTCCACTATCGAAAGAAGCGGGATGTTGAAGGCGTCGCAGGTGCGGATGAAGCGCGCGGCCTTGCATGAGGCGTTGATGTCGAGGCAGCCGGCCATGCAGGCGGCCTGGTTCGCGACGACGCCTACCGGCATTCCGCCCATGCGGATGAAGCCTATGATTATGTTGCGCGCGTACATCGGCGATATTTCAAAGAAGAAGCCGTTGTCGGCTATCTTCGATATGATGCTCTTCATGTCGTAGGATTTGCGTTTGCTCTCTGGGATTATGTCGTTGAGCTCTTCTATTCTGCGGTTCACGTCGTCGCTGCACGGCACGACGGGCGGAAGCTGCGAGCAGTTGTCCGGGAAGAAGCTGAGAAGGCATTTGATCTGCGATATGCAGTCGTAGTCGTCTACCGCGACGAGCTGGCAGAGGCCGGACTTCGTGCTGTGCGTCGCCGCTCCGCCGAGAGTTTCAAGGTCTACGACCTCGCCCGTCACCTGCTGTATGACTTTCGGGCCCGTTATGAAGGCTTTGCTGGTCTTGTCCACCATTATTACGAAGTCGGTGAGAGCAGGCGAGTAGCAGGCTCCGCCGGCGCAGCTTCCCATGATGGCTGATATCTG
The sequence above is drawn from the Cloacibacillus sp. An23 genome and encodes:
- a CDS encoding potassium transporter TrkG; this encodes MAGAFLLWLSNNFIHGLPLSPVDALFMATSAVCVTGLSVLDLSKDTGIVSQLVLLALIQIGGLGIMTGMMLLSIVVGRRVGIKGRIFFLGGLGVDGLQGAVKLFFTVIKYTFAVEGIGALVLLAGFLLDGQGAARSLYLAVFHSVSSFCNAGFSPCPGGLQGYRMSIIVPGAAMLLIILGGIGFPVAADFAACWKERGRRLTVYSKLVVIMTLGLVFGGAALLLLSDWNVALRGLPAWAKVWNALFASVTTRTAGYDTVAPGTFSGLGQALMIVLMLIGASPASTGGGVKTTTFGVLAVSVWSELHGRSESTFLNRSISPATERRSLSVVAVYLMTMLAGTVLLTFTENMPCSALIFETASALATTGLSVGITPDLSTPGKLIVTTLMFWGRVGLYTFISTLVAVDGGSEIRYPETHVPIG
- a CDS encoding TrkA family potassium uptake protein, which produces MNEKEEKSYLIVGLGRFGTALCEKLASLGQNVIGVDDAAAPVAEIADKISVAAQMDVTDEASLIKIGAKEVDVAVVTIGEAVEPSVLCTSLLVELGVPTVIARASNRLHARVLERVGAHKVISPEYDMGARIGEALVYPWYSSFTRIGGSDFVIGKIPPLPEMIGRSMAELKFSQKYKVIVILMEYDGKQHIPDPMRPIEEGDMLWVQGTVDGIDALIGRDS
- a CDS encoding phenylalanine--tRNA ligase subunit alpha translates to MQENDGSKAPQCGDGGLLERLERIKASGLERIAESTQPEQLQLVRANLLGRKGELTDILKSVGQAAPEMRKALGQAANEVKQILSDAVEKRGAELLDSLSAFEGEADITVPGVMPFSGGLHPITQMCYDLNDAFRSLGFEIFSEPEITSEKYAFDNLNFAPEHPARESMDTYWLKGHDEERGAKRLCLRPHLTGASVRYLMEHGAPARFVYPGRVYRNETTDARHERAFFQYEALIVDKDFSFASGRVLIKTILEKVFGHDVDVRMRVGFFPFVEPGFEIDMKCQVCGGAGCKVCKHVGWIEVMPGGTPHPNVLRAAGLDPAVWSGFYINIGLDRLVMMRYGVDDVRLFHSADLRFLQQFK
- the rpmI gene encoding 50S ribosomal protein L35 gives rise to the protein MPKLKTHSATKKRFKVTGTGKISYKKSGRGHLLSTKNSKRLRTLRKKGILLPGIEAHVRKMLPYA
- the infC gene encoding translation initiation factor IF-3 is translated as MVRNFNGRCNAIANTKDDEPRVNSEIRSPEVLLIDEMNAKRGVVSIQEALKLAEAAELDLVEVAPQAKPPVCRIMNYGKYRFQQQKRDKDARKKQKNQVVKEIKMRPKIDLHDYEFKVKAIKAFLQDGHRVKVSIFFRGREMAFLDRGRDVLNKVLEAVSDYGKIEMEPRMEGAYMRIMIAPAADAQTKKQAQKKLQKPAGDQSDAPAQPAQAKPQKVKKNVLPDADQI
- the pheT gene encoding phenylalanine--tRNA ligase subunit beta; translation: MKLSLNWIKRYVDLPEDLTMEKLAYDLTMCTVEVEDAVNLGESLSGLVVGKILTVEKHPDADKLRVCTVDVGDPEPSLIVCGGVNLAPEQLVAVAKPGAWVRWHGEGDPVEIKPAKLRGVMSYGMICASGEIGLAELFPTTQPAEIMDITSFGAAPGTPLADALGLNDVILEIDNKSMTNRPDLWGHYGMARELAAIYKRPLKPIEPAVLPEMSEELKVVIEDGERCTRYTGFIIKGIKNVPSPFELQSMLWRVGQRPINLPVDITNYIMFATGQPCHGFDRKHITGGIHVRRAYEGEQLVLLDGEALTLTTEDLVIADEKSPVGLAGVMGGKLDSILEDTTELILEIANFSPLGIRRTSQRFELRTDASSRYEKGLDPQRIDDAASVALAAFREYFPESVVTAHTDVYPRPLECAVVDVDLGFLRKRLGRDLSAADVTAILDTLGFTTEELDGVLRVTAPSWRSTGDISLPDDILEEVARLIGYENFPFVAPTVTLDHAINQRGPQLERAIREYLAFRCNMQEIFTYPWIEDSYIEASGADTSAMLELSTPPAPEERRLRSTLVPGLLKAVVTNLRYFSDFRIFEMTQVFFDRNYHSVNSEDELLPEMARHLGAAFVGSDARALFREAKGALEYMHRAVQMEPLGFVQSEKPSWADEKLWVNVTRGGEVIGSLGLVSPKCAKAAGVKRSLVTIFELDVEKLVPLASRQNEFVHLPEYPLSDFDLSIIFDDEVAWSDIEAIARKADLVRDVRFIDEYRGKQVGDGKKSVSFRVWVGSDKGTLTSEQIDNVARQVTKKINKKFGGDVRGAQ
- the rplT gene encoding 50S ribosomal protein L20; translation: MRVKGSSASRNKHKKLFSITKGFWGRKKNVYRRAREAYLHALTSAFAGRKNRKRDFRKMWIIRINAAARANGIAYSALINGLKKANITINRKMLADLAVNDAPAFTQLVEKARAAL
- a CDS encoding acyl-CoA carboxylase subunit beta, which codes for MLDMKAHIMLQGGQERINKQHLKGKLTARERIDQLFDPGTFVEYNMFVKPRATRFGMDKVDAPADGIVTGHGLINGRRAFVYSQDATVLGGSMGEMHGLKLARMQELALEAGVPIIGLNDSGGGRLQEGPGASVYGTVFYNNVNASGVIPQISAIMGSCAGGACYSPALTDFVIMVDKTSKAFITGPKVIQQVTGEVVDLETLGGAATHSTKSGLCQLVAVDDYDCISQIKCLLSFFPDNCSQLPPVVPCSDDVNRRIEELNDIIPESKRKSYDMKSIISKIADNGFFFEISPMYARNIIIGFIRMGGMPVGVVANQAACMAGCLDINASCKAARFIRTCDAFNIPLLSIVDVPGYLPGVQQEHDGIIRHGAKMLFAWAEATVPKIIMPIRKSYGGATPAMCSIDMHADFVMAWPTCERAVVGADAAVAVLYKNEIEQAADPAAAREMYKKMYEDEFLNPYRSAELGKFEDVIEPAESRKKIIQTLRMFWGMKKERPARKHANVPL